The Eubacterium maltosivorans genome includes the window CGATGAAATCGGCGAGGTTGAACCAATCTTTGAGGTGGAAGCCGATGAGGATGTGGTATACAAGGCCGATTTTGATGAAGAACCCTTCACGGTCCACAAAGAAGGCGATGTCTACGTGGTGGAAGGTGATTTTGAACGGCTGATCAATTCCGTCAACTTTGAGGACTTTGACTCCATCGGATATTTCCAGAGAGTGCTCAAGGACAAGGGCATATTCAAAAAGCTCGAGGAAATGGGGATTCAGGACGAAGACGTCGTCCGGCTTCAGGATATCGAATTTGAATATTTTAAATAAAATTGAGCGAGATATGCTATAATAGAAAGAGAGAAAAATGCTAACAAGTAAACAGAGAAGCTATTTGAGAAAGCTTGCCATGGATATTCCCGATATTATTTTTATCGGAAAGGACGGGATCACCCCTGAGGTTATTCAGCAGACAAGAGACGCCATTGTAGCCAGAGAGCTGATAAAGGGAAAAATCCAGCAGAATTCCATGGAAGAGGTGGAAGACGCCGCCCGGACGCTGGCCGCTGCCACAAAGGCAGAGGTGGTCTGTACCATTGGCAATAAATTCATATTGTATAAAAAGAATCTTTTGAAAACAAAGATAGAAGTGCCGTCCAAAAATTCAAAGACGCTGAAAAAGAAAAACAAACGGTAGCTTTTAAAGAGGTAAGTATGGAAAAAATAGGCTTATTAGGCGGGAGCTTTAATCCGGTCCATAACGGGCACCTTCTGCTGGCAGAATCGGCCAGAGACCAGTATGGTCTGGATAAGGTGCTGTTTATACCTGCCGGCAACAATCCCTTTAAAGAGATGGATAAGGAGATCGACCGCAGGCACCGCCTGAAAATGGTGGAGCTCGCGACCAAGTCCAATCCTTATTTTGAGGTGCTGTCCATCGAGATCGACCGGCCGGGGATGACCTACACCGTCGATACCATCGAGCAGATCAAGCAGACCTATCCGGAGAGTAATTTTTATTTTATCACCGGCGCGGACATCATGTTTGAGATCACGCTTTGGAAAGGGGCGCCGGAGCTGCTGGCGTCTGTTAATTTCATCACGACCTTCAGGCCGGGCTATTCACATAATAAGCTGGACGCGCGGATCGAGGAGCTCCAGGAAATTTACGGCGCCAGGATCTATAAACTATTTACCTCGGAAATGGACATTGCCTCCTCGGATATTCGGGGAAGGGTAAAGAATGGCTATTCCATAAAATACCTTCTGCCGGAGGCGGTTGAGCAGTATATTTTTGAAAATCAGCTTTATTTGGCGAAGCAGCCCATGGGAGATGCAGAATGAACTATGCGGAAATTCAAAAGAAACTAAAAAAAGAGCTGAAGCCCAAGCGCTACGAGCATACCCTAAACGTGGTGGAATCTGCCCTGAAGCTGGCGGAAATCTACCCCTGCGATGCAAACAAGGTGAAGTATGCCGCCCTGCTGCACGACTGCGCCAAAAACTACAGCGACGCCCAGCTTCTGGAAACAGCCGAGAAGCATTATCTCAATGTCGATGAGATTACCCGTCGTGAGCCGCAGCTTTTGCACGGCCCGGTGGGGGCGGTGGTGGCCCGTACAGAATACGGCATTGAGAACAAGGAAATACTCGGCGCCATCAAATACCACACAACCGGGCGGAAAAACATGAGCGTTCTCGAAAAAATTATCTACCTTGCTGATTTTATCGAGCCTGGGCGCAGCTACCCGGGAGTTGATAAGCTCAGGAAGATGGCTTTTGAAGATCTGGACGACGCGATGATCCAGGCGCTGACCAATACAATCCGCTATATCAGCGGAATCGGCGGCCTGATTCACGAAAGAACCGTATCGGCACGTAATTATTTGATCCTTGAAAAAATGGATCGCGAAAAAAATAAAAAGGAGTGATTGATATCGAACCAAAAGAATTTGCAGAAAAAGTAAAAGAGTGGATTGACGCTAAAAATGGAACTGACGTTGAAATCATTGATATTTCGGAGGTTTCAACCTTGGGCGATTACTTTGTCATCGCCAGCGGTAATTCGGAACGCCAGGTTAAGGCCATTGCCGACAATGTCGAGTATGAAGCCGAAAAGCTTGGTATTATCCCGAAAAGCATCGAGGGCGAACGAGAAGCCCGCTGGATTTTGCTGGACTACTATGACGTGATCGTTCATATTTTCCACGCAGAGGAACGCCAGTTTTATAATCTGGAACGCCTCTGGAAAGACGGCACAAGACCTTCTACCTTTGAATAAGCAAAGGGCCGGATATTTATTCGGTCCTTTTTCTTTGTTTATGCGTACTGTCTGCTTGCGATTATGCGTTTCCTATTGTATAATTATAAAGTTAACGAACACCGAATTGTAAAAAGAGAGGTATACAGATGAAAATTGGAATTGTCGGATTACCCAACGTAGGTAAAAGTACAATTTTTAATGCGATAACAAAGGCCGGCGCAGAGTCCGCCAACTATCCTTTTTGCACCATCGACCCAAATGTGGGCGTGGTAACCGTACCGGACGAACGGCTGGAAGTGCTTGAGAAAATGTATCAGTCCAAAAGAGTGGTGCCCACCACCATTGAATTTGTGGACATTGCGGGTCTGGTCAAGGGCGCCAGCAAGGGCGAGGGCCTGGGCAATAAGTTTTTGTCCCATATTCGTGAGGTCGACGCCATTGCCCATGTGGTCCGCTGCTTTGAGGACGAGAATGTCATCCATGTCGAGGGGAAGATCGATCCTCTGGACGACCTGGAAACCATCAACCTCGAGCTGATTTTGGCCGATTTGGAAATGGTGGACCGCCGGGTTGAAAAGACGCGTAAAGCCGCCAAGGGCGATAAAGCAGAAAGAGCGAACCTCGAAATTCTGGAAAAGCTGAAGACCATTCTGGAAGCGGGAAAAATGCCGCTGAACACAGATTTTTCTGAGGACGAATGGCAGTATGTCTCTGGACTCCAGCTCATTTCCACAAAGCCGGTTTTGTACATTGCCAATGTGGCTGAGGATGATCTAATCTCGGATAACGACATGGTCAAAGCCTTAAAAGAAAAGGTATCCGGCGATAACCGTGAGGTCATTAAAATTTCCGCTAAGATCGAGGAAGAAATTGCAGAGCTGGACGATGAAGAAAAAGCTCTGTTCCTGACAGATCTCGGCCTTGAGGCTTCTGGATTAGACCAGGTTATCCGGGCCGGCTATAAACTGCTGGGCCTGATCACCTTCCTGACCGCAGGGCCCGAGGAAACGCGCGCCTGGACCATCCGAAAAGGCACAAAGGCACCCCAGGCTGCCGGAAAGATACACTCCGACATAGAGCGCGGCTTTATCCGGGCTGAGATTACCACCTATGAACAGCTGGTGAAAGCCGGCTCAGACGTAAAGGCCAAAGAACTTGGCGTTACCCGTATCGAGGGTAAGGACTACGTCATGCAGGATGGCGACGTCACATTTTTCCGGTTTAATGTATAATAAAATGTCCCGAAACGTGGTACCGCATGTTTCGGGATTTTTCTGTAAAAGAGGAAACAAATGAGTAAATGTGTATTAGTGGGTGTCAACGCAAAATATGTGCACACCAATCTTGCCATAAGAGCCCTGAAAGCAGCTGCCCCAGAGGCGGATGTGGCGCTCTGTGAGGTAACCATCAATGACCAGATTAACGTGGTGGCCGGCAAACTTTTGAGGATGCAGGCAAGCTGCTATGGTTTTTCCTGTTATATCTGGAACATGGCGTTCATTTCAAAAATCAGTGAGGTTCTGAAAAAGAGCCGTCCCAACTGTGTTGTGTTCTGGGGCGGGCCCGAGGTTTCCTACGACAGCGGACGCCTTCTGGAAGAACATCCCTTTGTGGATTATATTATTTCCGGCGAGGGGGAAACCGTTTTTCCCGAATTCATAGAGACCCTGCAGGGCAGAGATAAAACGCCGCTTCTGAAAATGGAGAATGTCAACTGGTTTGGGCGCAATGTGTCCCACTCGCATATCGGCGGTGAAAAGATCGGGATTGTCGAGGAACTCGGCGCGCTGCCTTTTCCCTATGATGATGATAATATCAAGCCAATCTCAGACAAGATCATCTATTATGAGAGCATGCGCGGCTGTCCTTTCCAATGTTCCTACTGCCTTTCATCGACCCTGCAAAAGGTGCGGTTTCTGCCCCTTGAGCGTGTCTTCAGGGAGCTGGATTTTTTCATCAGCCACCGGGTAAAACAGGTGAAATTTGTAGATCGTACCTTTAACGTTGATATCCGGCGAACCAAGGCCATTATTGCCTATCTGGCCGAAAAGAAATGCACCACGAATTTTCATTTTGAAATCGCCGGCGATCTGCTGGACGATGAGCTTCTGGAAATGATCGCGAAAGCGCCAAAGGGCCTGATGCAGTTTGAGATCGGTGTCCAGAGCACCAATGATGCGACCCTGGAGGCCATCACTCGAAAGACGGATCTGGAGAAAATCCGGAAATACGTGAGCCGCCTCATCGGGTTTAAAAACTGCCATGTGCACGTGGACCTGATCGCCGGGCTGCCAAAGGAAACCTACGCGGTTTTCAAAAAATCCTTTGACGAGACCATTGCCATTGAGCCGGATATGCTGCAGCTGGGCTTTTTGAAACTGTTGAAAGGAACAAAGATCCGGAAAGAAGCCGATAAATTTTATTACCGTTACGCGAGCTTTCCGCCCTATGAGGTAATCAGCAATGATTTTATCTCCGCGGATGAGCTCATGCGCTTAAAGGACATTGAGGATTTGGTGGACCGCTATTATAATTCCGGCGTCTTTTATCTGAGTCTGAAATATATTTTTGAGACTCGGTGCTGGGGCTCTCCCTTTGAGTTTTTTGAGGCTTTTTCGGACCATTGGCGGGAGGAAGGGTTTTATGAGCTGGGAAAATCAAAGGAGCAGCTCTATGGAATTTTGCAGGCATTTGCGGCCTCAGGCGCCGAGGCGCCCCACAGAGAAATGCTCGGGGAGCTGATCAAAATGGATTATCTCAGGCAGGGGCACCGGTCCCTCCCGGGCTTTTTCGAAAACCGGACGCTCTCAAAAACAGCGGCCTTTGAACAGCTAAAGGAGGAAGCCTTTGTGGACAGCTTTCTGCCCGCGCTTTCAGGACAGCCTGCCAAGCAGGTGATCAAGCGCGTCTTTTTCCAGTATTTTGAGGAAAACGCCCTTGACCTCGCCCAGAGGTATCTGGGGACAGAGCCGGGCAGGGGAAGCCTATGCGTCTTTTATAAGGGTGCGATGATCCGGGTGGCCGGGTAATCACACACGCCATTTTACGGCATAAAAGCATGCGTGTCTGGACAGCAAACCGGATAGCAAACCGGACATGGTTCCGGACACATTATATAAACCAAACCAAACCAGACCAAACCAAAGAGAGAGGGTGACCCTGTCACCCCCCCTCAAGCTTTTGGTGTCTCTTTTATTTTACTTGTTTAGAAAGATTTTCATGGTGGTGCCCTGCCCCAGGGTACTCTCAATCACAAGCTCTCCGCGGTGCAGCTTTACAATGCTCTCGATGATGGAGAGGCCAAGGCCTGTGCCGCCGGTTTCCCTTGAGCGGTCGCTGTCGACCCGGAAAAAACGCCGGCGCACATTTTCGAGTTCGCTCTCAGGAATGCCGATGCCGGTATCGGTAACGGACAGAACACACCTGTTTGCGGCCTCAGTGCAGCTGAAACGGATTTTTCCCTGTGGTGGGGTATACTTCATGCTGTTGTCGGCAAGTGCTCTTAAAGCCTGCAATATGAGCGATTCATTGCATTTCACCAGACAGTGGTCGGCCCGGGTCAGCTCAAAGGAATGGGTGGAGTCGATCATTTCACATTCGTGGTACACCTTTGTGACAAGCTCGCCCAGATCAGCCGGCTCAAATTTCTGTGTGAAATAGTTGTTTTCAAGGCGGGTGATCAGGAGCAGCTCCTCGACCAGCTTTTTCATATTCTGTATCTCTTCGTTAATAGAATCCACAGATTCTTCCAGGAGCTGCGGGTTTTCCTTGCCCCAGGAGGAGAGGATGTCTGAATAGCCCTGGATGACAGTCAGAGGAATCCGAAGCTCGTGCGACGCGTCTGAGACAAACTGCTTCTGAGCGTCAAAGGCTGATTCGAGCTGGCCGATCATCTGGTTGAGAGATTTGATGAGCTGATCCAGCTCATCGTCGTTTCCGGTTTCTTTGATACGGGTGTTCAGATTGTTCTCCGTGACGTTCTTGGCGGTTTCGGCAATCTCGATCAGCGGCTTAAGAGACCGCTTGGTGCCATAAATCCCGATAAAGATAATGATCGCGAGGCAGACGATGCTGATGGCGATCTGGATACTGAACAGGGCGGTCATGTAGACAAAGCTGTCATTCAGGTTTTTTACAACTTGGATGTAGATGGTGTAGTCGTCGCTGACAAGATAGCTCGAGCCGAGATAGTAATACTCGGTTTTGTTGTAGCGGAAAGAGTCAACAGCCACGTTGTCCTCGGTCTGGTCGGCCGGATTGTCAATATGCAGCTTGAAGAGGTCAATGTTGTATTCTGAGAAGTTATCTTGGTTCAAAAGATCCTCCACCCCTTCGGAGGACAGGTACACATCCCCGTAGTTATCCGAAATTTTATAAGAAATCAAGGTATTATCCTTAACATTCGGGTATATTTTTTCAGAGATAAAGTCCAGACGGCTGTTGGTGGGAAGCGACAGAAGCGCCTCCTCGTTTTCCTTAATCACGTTGATGATATAGCTGTTGAATTTTATGAGATTACTCCGGTTTTCGTTTAAAACGATTTGCTGGGAAAAATAAAACACCATCACAAAGGAAATGATCAGCAGAATCGAGAACGCCAGCACAAAAAACAGAACGATGCGCGTGTAAAGCTTCATCGGCTTTGGTTCCTGAACCTTATTTGACGACATAACCGCGCCCTCTCACTGTCTGGATCAGCTTTCTTTCAAAGGGCTTGTCAATTTTATCCCTCAGGTATTTTATATAAACATCTACGATATTATCGTTTCCAAAATAGTCAAAGCCCCACACCTGGTTCAGAATCTGCTCTCTGGACTGGACCAGACCGTGGTTGAGCACCAGGTAGTGCAGGAGGTCAAACTCGGTTTTTGAAAGCTCAATACTCTCGCCGCCGCGCGTGACCATAAAGGTATCAAGGTCGATGGCCAGATCCTCAAAGCTTACACTGTTTTTGGGTGAGGCGGCGGCTTTTTTTCTTAGATTTGCCTTAATGCGCGCCAGGAGCTCATCAAAAATAAAGGGCTTGGTAATATAGTCGTCAGCGCCCAGATTTAGGCCGTTTACCACATCTCCAGTATCGTCCTTGGCCGTGAGAAAGATCACAGGCAGCTCGGGAGAATGCTCGCGTATGTATTTTAAAACCTCGTAGCCGTTAAGCTGCGGCAGCATGATGTCTAGCAAGACCAGGCCAATGTCCGGGGTGTTGTTGAAAACATCAATGGCCTCCCGTCCGTTAAACGCCTTGACAGTCTCATAGCCTGCGTGGTTCAGCTGAAGCTCGATGATACGGGAAATTTTTTTATCGTCCTCGACAATAAGTATGCAATCCATGGGGTTCCTCCTTCTGTTATCTTTCTTTATTATAAGGATTCCGGG containing:
- a CDS encoding YhbY family RNA-binding protein, translating into MLTSKQRSYLRKLAMDIPDIIFIGKDGITPEVIQQTRDAIVARELIKGKIQQNSMEEVEDAARTLAAATKAEVVCTIGNKFILYKKNLLKTKIEVPSKNSKTLKKKNKR
- the nadD gene encoding nicotinate-nucleotide adenylyltransferase; protein product: MEKIGLLGGSFNPVHNGHLLLAESARDQYGLDKVLFIPAGNNPFKEMDKEIDRRHRLKMVELATKSNPYFEVLSIEIDRPGMTYTVDTIEQIKQTYPESNFYFITGADIMFEITLWKGAPELLASVNFITTFRPGYSHNKLDARIEELQEIYGARIYKLFTSEMDIASSDIRGRVKNGYSIKYLLPEAVEQYIFENQLYLAKQPMGDAE
- the yqeK gene encoding bis(5'-nucleosyl)-tetraphosphatase (symmetrical) YqeK gives rise to the protein MNYAEIQKKLKKELKPKRYEHTLNVVESALKLAEIYPCDANKVKYAALLHDCAKNYSDAQLLETAEKHYLNVDEITRREPQLLHGPVGAVVARTEYGIENKEILGAIKYHTTGRKNMSVLEKIIYLADFIEPGRSYPGVDKLRKMAFEDLDDAMIQALTNTIRYISGIGGLIHERTVSARNYLILEKMDREKNKKE
- the rsfS gene encoding ribosome silencing factor is translated as MIDIEPKEFAEKVKEWIDAKNGTDVEIIDISEVSTLGDYFVIASGNSERQVKAIADNVEYEAEKLGIIPKSIEGEREARWILLDYYDVIVHIFHAEERQFYNLERLWKDGTRPSTFE
- the ychF gene encoding redox-regulated ATPase YchF yields the protein MKIGIVGLPNVGKSTIFNAITKAGAESANYPFCTIDPNVGVVTVPDERLEVLEKMYQSKRVVPTTIEFVDIAGLVKGASKGEGLGNKFLSHIREVDAIAHVVRCFEDENVIHVEGKIDPLDDLETINLELILADLEMVDRRVEKTRKAAKGDKAERANLEILEKLKTILEAGKMPLNTDFSEDEWQYVSGLQLISTKPVLYIANVAEDDLISDNDMVKALKEKVSGDNREVIKISAKIEEEIAELDDEEKALFLTDLGLEASGLDQVIRAGYKLLGLITFLTAGPEETRAWTIRKGTKAPQAAGKIHSDIERGFIRAEITTYEQLVKAGSDVKAKELGVTRIEGKDYVMQDGDVTFFRFNV
- a CDS encoding B12-binding domain-containing radical SAM protein, which codes for MSKCVLVGVNAKYVHTNLAIRALKAAAPEADVALCEVTINDQINVVAGKLLRMQASCYGFSCYIWNMAFISKISEVLKKSRPNCVVFWGGPEVSYDSGRLLEEHPFVDYIISGEGETVFPEFIETLQGRDKTPLLKMENVNWFGRNVSHSHIGGEKIGIVEELGALPFPYDDDNIKPISDKIIYYESMRGCPFQCSYCLSSTLQKVRFLPLERVFRELDFFISHRVKQVKFVDRTFNVDIRRTKAIIAYLAEKKCTTNFHFEIAGDLLDDELLEMIAKAPKGLMQFEIGVQSTNDATLEAITRKTDLEKIRKYVSRLIGFKNCHVHVDLIAGLPKETYAVFKKSFDETIAIEPDMLQLGFLKLLKGTKIRKEADKFYYRYASFPPYEVISNDFISADELMRLKDIEDLVDRYYNSGVFYLSLKYIFETRCWGSPFEFFEAFSDHWREEGFYELGKSKEQLYGILQAFAASGAEAPHREMLGELIKMDYLRQGHRSLPGFFENRTLSKTAAFEQLKEEAFVDSFLPALSGQPAKQVIKRVFFQYFEENALDLAQRYLGTEPGRGSLCVFYKGAMIRVAG
- a CDS encoding sensor histidine kinase, whose amino-acid sequence is MSSNKVQEPKPMKLYTRIVLFFVLAFSILLIISFVMVFYFSQQIVLNENRSNLIKFNSYIINVIKENEEALLSLPTNSRLDFISEKIYPNVKDNTLISYKISDNYGDVYLSSEGVEDLLNQDNFSEYNIDLFKLHIDNPADQTEDNVAVDSFRYNKTEYYYLGSSYLVSDDYTIYIQVVKNLNDSFVYMTALFSIQIAISIVCLAIIIFIGIYGTKRSLKPLIEIAETAKNVTENNLNTRIKETGNDDELDQLIKSLNQMIGQLESAFDAQKQFVSDASHELRIPLTVIQGYSDILSSWGKENPQLLEESVDSINEEIQNMKKLVEELLLITRLENNYFTQKFEPADLGELVTKVYHECEMIDSTHSFELTRADHCLVKCNESLILQALRALADNSMKYTPPQGKIRFSCTEAANRCVLSVTDTGIGIPESELENVRRRFFRVDSDRSRETGGTGLGLSIIESIVKLHRGELVIESTLGQGTTMKIFLNK
- a CDS encoding response regulator transcription factor translates to MDCILIVEDDKKISRIIELQLNHAGYETVKAFNGREAIDVFNNTPDIGLVLLDIMLPQLNGYEVLKYIREHSPELPVIFLTAKDDTGDVVNGLNLGADDYITKPFIFDELLARIKANLRKKAAASPKNSVSFEDLAIDLDTFMVTRGGESIELSKTEFDLLHYLVLNHGLVQSREQILNQVWGFDYFGNDNIVDVYIKYLRDKIDKPFERKLIQTVRGRGYVVK